The Ornithodoros turicata isolate Travis chromosome 9, ASM3712646v1, whole genome shotgun sequence genome includes a region encoding these proteins:
- the LOC135369510 gene encoding basic helix-loop-helix transcription factor amos-like, translating to MDPISPCSAFSIYAIRKDITDPHDCYPHPYSLTNLSPPPIVTSTTSSSSHVSFQPFAQSHLHRVNEERLQSLEDRLHDLGNDENYLDYTGEAHSPAPSCRSTSSTSSKKKSGDHSSSGPVVMKKRRLAANARERRRMHGLNVAFDRLRQVVPSIGDDRKLSKYETLQMAQTYITALTDLLVRD from the coding sequence ATGGATCCCATCTCACCATGCAGCGCATTCTCCATTTACGCAATACGCAAGGACATCACAGATCCCCACGACTGTTACCCTCACCCTTACAGCCTCACCAATCTCTCACCACCACCTATCGTGACATCCACCACGTCGAGCAGCTCTCACGTAAGCTTCCAACCGTTTGCGCAGTCTCATCTTCACCGAGTCAACGAGGAGCGCTTGCAGTCGCTAGAAGACCGACTGCACGACCTAGGAAATGACGAGAACTACTTGGACTACACCGGGGAAGCTCATAGTCCGGCGCCGTCTTGCCGAAGCACGTCCAGTACAAGCAGCAAGAAGAAATCCGGTGATCATTCTTCGTCGGGTCCTGTTGTGATGAAGAAACGAAGACTCGCCGCGAATGCGAGAGAAAGGCGGAGAATGCACGGGCTCAACGTCGCGTTCGACAGATTGCGACAGGTTGTGCCATCTATCGGTGATGACAGGAAGCTGTCCAAGTACGAGACACTACAAATGGCGCAGACTTACATCACGGCTTTGACGGATCTGCTTGTGCGCGACTGA